In the Pedobacter cryoconitis genome, TCCGTTAATAGCCCCGCCTACTAAAGAACTGTCTTGTTCTGCAAACTTAGTCAATGTTTCTATCTGAAAATTCTTGAACTCTACTTTTAGCGGTGAACCTGGTGTTGAATTCAAACTATTCACACTCAATAACTGCCCGCCTTTGCTCAGGTTAAATTGATTGGCCAGAATACCCGAAGCTCCAAACTGGATAAAGTTTTCTGGCGAAACTGCCCATTTATCATAATTCAAAAGTAACTTCTGCGGATCGAAACTGAACTGGAAGTTTTTATTAATTGATTTAAATGTACCTCCAAGTACATATTTATCTTTCAGTTTACTATCTCTAAGGAAAATGTTAACCCCCAATAGATTATTAGCAGCTTCACCACTTAGTTCTGTATTATATAAAGCGATTGATTTGCTTTGCACATGCTTTACCAATAACTTATAGTTCAGTTTTTGATTGACATTGTCTACAGTAAGGCGTGTACTGTCCACCTGATAATCTCCATAAACAACTTGTGGGATCCAGGCGTTCATGACTAAGCTGTCTTTTTTTGTATCCAGTAAACCACTGATTCTGGAAGGAGAGAAAGTGGTCAGTTCAGGAACAAAGTTTTTAATGAACTTAGGGTTATAAATGTTCATACTAAATCTGAAACGCTGATCCGGTATCTTCGTCACCTCACCAAATGCATAATATTTATTAAGCTGATTGATCATGGCAGGCGCCAGGTTGGTGAGTTGGTATTGTCCATCAACACGTGCACTTAGTAACTCTGATTTTAAAGTTAATAAGGTATGGTTGGCTGTTGCCTGAGCATGTGCATCAATCGTGTCTACATTAAACCTTTGTCCATCCTTAACAAGTTGTAAACCCCTGATGCTTACATCACCATTCAGGTAATTCGGGTCTGCTGTTTTGATATCGGCTTTAACCACACCGGCCATCCTTAATTCTGTAGCACTAAAATTTAATTTCTGCAGATCGACTTGTTTTAAGTTAAGGTCTGCTTTAACTGCAGGGTATTTGTCAGCCATATTTACAAAAGCAGTTAAATTGAAATTAGCATTGGTATCTGCCATTTCACTTTTGATATTCATTTTCTGGCCTGAATAAGTACCGCTCAGCAATAAGTTCTTGTAAGTGTATTTATTATAATAAGCACTTAATAGCTGTGCATTGATCTTTGCATTAGCCGTTTTTGCATCTAAACCTGTTCCATTCACTGTCGCTTTAACACTGATTTTTCCTAACTGAGGCTGCATTTTTAACAAGCGGCCAGCATTAAAGTTATTCAAGTTGATATTTGCAGTATAACTCTCTTTTCCTTTAGGCCCTTTCAGGCTGGCCAGTAATTTGGCTGCACCCATATCTGTGTTGATATTGAAATCCGTATTGAAATTGGTCATGGATCCTTTAAACTTTCCGTTCGCTACAATCGTGTTAGGCAATTCAATATTAGCAGGCAGGGATTTTTTAGGAATAACGACTAAAAGATCTCTTTTTGTTAAAGAGAAGCGCTTAATGTTAAGGTCCAGAAACGTTTTGTTGACATCTGGTAAGCCTTTAGCAGTACCATTCACGTCTATATTTGTGCTTTTCAATCCACTAATCTGCAATTGAGGAATTGAAAGATTATTCATATATCCATTGGCGCGGGCAGTTATTTTAATCTTCTCATTGCGGTATGCTGCTGGAATTGCATCACTGAAATAGGTTGCATCTTTTAAGCCTAATACAGAATTTTTCAGCTGTATGTTTATTTTCACCTTTTCGGGATGTTTTGTTAAATCATCGAGCGAGGTATAGTTCAATGTAGTATTGTTTTCAATATTGGTATTAGGCGTTTTAAAGACAAGATTAGTTAGTTTAACCATTTTATCACTATAGACTACATCACCTTGTAACTTTGAAAGTTCAAAACCACTTCTTTCCTTGAATGCCCCACTTTTAACGTTTACTTTGATTCCGGCCTGACTGTAGGAGAGTGAGTCTGCTGCTAATCCAAGTCCATTGACTTTTAAGTGGTTATAATCCAGTCCTTTTGCGGTAGGTTTTACAGCCAGATTATCATACTGTATATTGTTTTCTGCAAGATTTAATTTGCTAACCAGTACAGCTAACGCAGAAGGTTTTGCAGCAGCACTATCCACGTGTTTTGTTCCGGAAGCATCAGGGAGTGGCTTAAAAGCAAAGAGGATATTAGATTTGTTCAGTGTCGCCTCTTCCAGCTTAAAATCACTTTTAGTCAGGTCGGCAAACAGTTTTTTCAGGTTAAGTTCATTGATGTTTAAATCGGCACGCATGTCTGAAAGCATGTCGTTGAAGTTGATTTTTACATTATTAAAAGTAACGTCCTGAATCTCTACCAAAGGAAGTTTTCCGGTCGCTGTTTTTGCAGTATCAATACTCTTTTCCAAATGGGCCGCCAGTTGGGTAAGTGGTTTTTGCTGCAAATATTTCAGGGAAGTATTTTTCAGCACCAGGTCTTTAATCACATAGTGTTGGTTATCCAGATCAAAGTCTTTAATATTTGTCTGAAATTCTCCAAGATTTACGCTTACATCATTACCTGCAACATCATCACGATAAACAATACCTATATCTTTTAAGCTTATTTTGCTGATCGAAAACTTCATGGTAGAAGTAGTATCCTTTTTTACTTCGTCTTCTGGTTTTTTCTGCTCGGACATAAAAGCATCCAACAAGAAAGAGAAGTTAAATGTAGTATCAGGATTGATACGGGTTACGTTTGCGCGGATTTTCTCCAGCTCAATATTGTTGATTTCAATTTTATTACTGAGTAACTTGAAAAGACTAATATCGACAGCTAATTTCTGTGCATACAATAAAGTGTCGCCTTTTTTATCTTCCATGTAGAATTTGTTGAGCACAATATCCTTAGGCAAGGCAATCTTAATACTTTCCAGAC is a window encoding:
- a CDS encoding translocation/assembly module TamB domain-containing protein, producing MNKYVRKSLKVVLWIIATIILLVVAVAISLNIPAVQNFVKGKAIGYLKNKTHTEVSLESIKIALPKDIVLNKFYMEDKKGDTLLYAQKLAVDISLFKLLSNKIEINNIELEKIRANVTRINPDTTFNFSFLLDAFMSEQKKPEDEVKKDTTSTMKFSISKISLKDIGIVYRDDVAGNDVSVNLGEFQTNIKDFDLDNQHYVIKDLVLKNTSLKYLQQKPLTQLAAHLEKSIDTAKTATGKLPLVEIQDVTFNNVKINFNDMLSDMRADLNINELNLKKLFADLTKSDFKLEEATLNKSNILFAFKPLPDASGTKHVDSAAAKPSALAVLVSKLNLAENNIQYDNLAVKPTAKGLDYNHLKVNGLGLAADSLSYSQAGIKVNVKSGAFKERSGFELSKLQGDVVYSDKMVKLTNLVFKTPNTNIENNTTLNYTSLDDLTKHPEKVKINIQLKNSVLGLKDATYFSDAIPAAYRNEKIKITARANGYMNNLSIPQLQISGLKSTNIDVNGTAKGLPDVNKTFLDLNIKRFSLTKRDLLVVIPKKSLPANIELPNTIVANGKFKGSMTNFNTDFNINTDMGAAKLLASLKGPKGKESYTANINLNNFNAGRLLKMQPQLGKISVKATVNGTGLDAKTANAKINAQLLSAYYNKYTYKNLLLSGTYSGQKMNIKSEMADTNANFNLTAFVNMADKYPAVKADLNLKQVDLQKLNFSATELRMAGVVKADIKTADPNYLNGDVSIRGLQLVKDGQRFNVDTIDAHAQATANHTLLTLKSELLSARVDGQYQLTNLAPAMINQLNKYYAFGEVTKIPDQRFRFSMNIYNPKFIKNFVPELTTFSPSRISGLLDTKKDSLVMNAWIPQVVYGDYQVDSTRLTVDNVNQKLNYKLLVKHVQSKSIALYNTELSGEAANNLLGVNIFLRDSKLKDKYVLGGTFKSINKNFQFSFDPQKLLLNYDKWAVSPENFIQFGASGILANQFNLSKGGQLLSVNSLNSTPGSPLKVEFKNFQIETLTKFAEQDSSLVGGAINGIVDVKELTGSPKFEANLTIDHLRYQKDQLGTLRVAVNNNTENAFETNIALTGVHELRVNGFYYTKAENALDLTLNIDKIDLKALESVSMGQIKQGSGTITGQLSIKGAIASPKVLGDIKFNQAAFNATYVNSYFRMPNETISFTEEGVKFNNFTIIDSLNKQATINGGILTKDYRNFKFNMDIKTNNFRALHSTAADNEMIYGTVFLTSLIKVRGDLNQPDVNMNVQVEKGTKFFFALPPDDPSVISQEGIVQFIDADAAPFNGQKALKADSISKSPIKGINLSANIKIDPEAELNVVVDPANGDALKVKGTANLIATIDPSGKTSLTGRYDLNEGSYNLSIGGLAKRSFKLVKGSSIIWTGEPTEANVDLTALYEVNAAPIDLLNQPDNIPAKTKLPFQVYLYMKNQLMKPTISFKLDMPANEQGALGGVVYTKIQNINRDEGQLNKQVFALLALGRFIADNPFESLVGGGGGISSMARSSVSNLLTDQLNNLASDLVKGVDINFGVNSSEDYSSGSLQQKTDLEVGLSKKLLNDRLTVTVGSSFGLEGPQAPGQNATNIAGNVNVEYALSADGRYRLRAYRRNQNEGVIEGQIIETGVGFALVVDYNKFKEIFQKRRKRYQITTEQKPKEKAVNTTPAKNEK